The following proteins are co-located in the Hydrogenophaga sp. RAC07 genome:
- a CDS encoding ethanolamine ammonia-lyase subunit EutB, producing the protein MNLSATLGGRSHRFASLREVMAKATPLRSGDCLAGVAAATEQERVAARWVLADVPLAAFLSEALIPYEDDEVTRLIIDSHDAPAFAPVASLTVGGFRDWLLSTQATPEVLRALAPGLTPEMVAAVSKLMRNQDLMLVAKRCEVVTRFRNTQGLRGHLSVRLQPNHPTDDPSGIVASMIDGLMHGAGDAVVGINPVSDSVPDLVRLNHVLADVLARGEIPTQSCVLTHVTNSMQAMSHGAPVDLVFQSIAGTQAANTSFGIDLALLDEAHAMAQALGRGTVGNNVMYFETGQGSALSANAHHGVDQQTCEARAYAVARRYRPLLVNTVVGFIGPEYLFDGKQITRAGLEDHFCGKLLGLPMGCDICYTNHAEADSDDMDNLMVLLATAGLNFLIGVPGADDIMLNYQSTSFHDALVLRDMLGLKRAPEFEAWLQRVGVTGAQGQLLPAPSQPALPQLLWTSPAA; encoded by the coding sequence ATGAACCTGAGCGCCACGCTGGGAGGACGCAGCCACCGGTTCGCCAGCCTGCGCGAGGTGATGGCCAAGGCCACGCCGCTGCGCTCGGGCGACTGCCTGGCCGGCGTGGCCGCCGCCACCGAGCAGGAGCGCGTGGCCGCACGCTGGGTGCTGGCCGACGTGCCGCTGGCTGCCTTCCTCAGCGAAGCGCTCATTCCTTACGAAGACGACGAGGTCACGCGGCTCATCATCGACAGCCACGACGCGCCAGCCTTCGCGCCCGTGGCATCGCTCACCGTGGGTGGGTTTCGCGACTGGCTGCTTTCGACCCAGGCCACACCCGAGGTGCTGCGCGCGCTGGCGCCCGGCCTCACGCCCGAGATGGTGGCCGCAGTGAGCAAGCTCATGCGCAACCAGGACCTGATGCTGGTGGCCAAGCGCTGCGAGGTGGTCACGCGCTTTCGCAACACGCAGGGCCTGCGCGGCCACCTCTCGGTGCGGCTGCAGCCCAACCACCCGACCGACGACCCTTCGGGCATCGTGGCCAGCATGATCGACGGCCTGATGCACGGCGCGGGCGACGCGGTGGTGGGCATCAACCCGGTGTCCGACAGCGTGCCCGACCTGGTGCGCCTGAACCATGTGCTGGCCGACGTGCTGGCGCGCGGCGAGATCCCCACGCAGAGCTGCGTGCTCACCCATGTGACCAACAGCATGCAGGCCATGTCGCACGGCGCCCCGGTGGACCTGGTGTTCCAGTCCATCGCCGGCACACAGGCGGCCAACACCTCGTTCGGCATCGACCTGGCCCTGCTCGACGAAGCCCACGCCATGGCGCAGGCGCTGGGACGCGGCACGGTGGGCAACAACGTCATGTACTTCGAGACCGGGCAAGGCAGCGCGCTCTCGGCCAACGCCCACCACGGGGTGGACCAGCAAACCTGCGAGGCGCGCGCCTACGCGGTGGCGCGGCGCTACCGGCCGCTGCTGGTCAACACCGTGGTCGGCTTCATCGGACCCGAGTACTTGTTTGACGGCAAGCAGATCACCCGCGCGGGGCTCGAGGACCACTTCTGCGGCAAGCTGCTCGGCCTGCCCATGGGCTGCGACATCTGCTACACCAACCACGCCGAAGCCGACAGCGACGACATGGACAACCTCATGGTGCTGCTCGCCACCGCGGGGCTGAACTTTTTGATCGGTGTGCCCGGCGCCGACGACATCATGCTGAACTACCAGAGCACCTCGTTCCACGACGCGCTGGTGCTGCGCGACATGCTGGGCCTCAAACGCGCGCCCGAATTCGAGGCCTGGCTGCAGCGCGTGGGTGTCACCGGCGCGCAGGGCCAGTTGTTGCCCGCACCGAGCCAGCCCGCGCTGCCGCAGCTGCTCTGGACATCGCCCGCCGCATGA
- the eat gene encoding ethanolamine permease, with the protein MSTTPKLVSRDLKPVLGAFSLWGIAVGLVISGEYFGWSYGWASAGTLGFLVATSFVALMYTTFIFSFTELSTSIPHAGGPFAYARRAFGPTGGFIAGYATLVEFVFAPPAISLAIGAYLGLQFPSLDPKMAALGAYVIFITLNALGVGIAAMFELVVTLLAVGELLVFAGVVAPGWSLANFTANGWAGSDTFTMGTWAGIFASIPFAIWFFLAIEGAAMAAEEAKDPRRTIPIAYITGILTLVALAFLVMIMAGGVGDWSKLSNINDPLPQAMKMVVGESSGWLHMLIWIGLFGLVASFHGIILGYSRQMFALARAGYLPAYFAVVHPRFKTPVRALIGGGVVGVIAVFSDQWVTFGGLPLTANIVTMAVLGALVMYIVSMASLFKLRMSEPQLDRPYRAPFYPLFPAIALVCGVVCLAAVVYFNAMVTALFLGLMALAYLYFFLTSGQRDAAPLDAMLGTVE; encoded by the coding sequence ATGTCAACAACACCCAAGCTGGTATCGCGGGACCTCAAACCCGTGCTGGGCGCTTTTTCCCTGTGGGGCATTGCCGTGGGCCTGGTGATTTCGGGCGAGTACTTCGGCTGGAGCTACGGCTGGGCCAGTGCCGGCACGCTGGGCTTTCTGGTGGCCACCAGTTTCGTGGCGCTGATGTACACCACCTTCATCTTCAGCTTCACCGAGCTCTCCACCTCCATTCCCCACGCGGGCGGCCCGTTCGCCTACGCGCGGCGTGCCTTCGGTCCCACCGGCGGTTTCATCGCGGGCTACGCCACGCTGGTGGAATTCGTCTTTGCCCCACCGGCCATCTCGCTGGCCATCGGTGCCTACCTCGGGCTGCAGTTCCCGTCGCTCGACCCCAAGATGGCGGCGCTGGGCGCCTACGTGATCTTCATCACCCTCAACGCGCTTGGCGTGGGCATTGCCGCCATGTTCGAACTGGTGGTCACGCTGCTGGCGGTGGGTGAGCTGCTGGTGTTCGCCGGCGTGGTCGCGCCGGGCTGGTCGCTGGCCAACTTCACCGCCAACGGCTGGGCCGGGTCCGACACCTTCACCATGGGCACCTGGGCCGGCATCTTCGCGTCCATCCCGTTCGCCATCTGGTTCTTTCTCGCCATCGAAGGCGCAGCCATGGCGGCCGAAGAGGCCAAGGACCCGCGCCGCACCATTCCCATTGCCTACATCACCGGCATCCTCACGCTGGTGGCACTGGCCTTCCTGGTGATGATCATGGCCGGAGGCGTGGGCGACTGGAGCAAGCTCTCCAACATCAACGACCCGCTGCCCCAGGCCATGAAGATGGTGGTGGGCGAGTCCAGCGGCTGGCTGCACATGCTGATCTGGATCGGCTTGTTCGGGTTGGTCGCCTCCTTCCACGGGATCATTCTGGGCTACTCTCGCCAGATGTTTGCGCTGGCCCGTGCCGGGTATCTGCCGGCTTACTTTGCTGTGGTTCATCCGCGTTTCAAGACGCCGGTGCGCGCGCTCATCGGCGGCGGCGTGGTGGGCGTGATCGCGGTGTTCAGCGACCAGTGGGTCACCTTCGGCGGCCTGCCGCTCACCGCCAACATCGTCACCATGGCCGTGCTCGGCGCGCTGGTGATGTACATCGTGTCCATGGCCTCGCTGTTCAAGCTGCGCATGAGCGAGCCCCAACTCGATCGCCCCTACCGCGCGCCCTTCTACCCGCTGTTCCCGGCCATCGCGCTGGTCTGCGGCGTGGTCTGCCTGGCGGCGGTGGTGTACTTCAACGCCATGGTTACGGCCCTGTTCCTGGGGCTCATGGCGCTGGCCTACCTGTACTTCTTCCTCACCAGCGGACAGCGGGACGCAGCACCGCTGGACGCCATGCTCGGCACTGTGGAATGA
- a CDS encoding helix-turn-helix domain-containing protein yields MLVQPDAATACFRVKRAQDVDIHARNLASWEQHYEQTSPGTFSGEVRELVDHGLQVFEEVATCATSQRCRPWPGGVWVGLAVPEADQGLRFMGRPSHGLQLMLAAGEEPFDLQVPAGHGLYGMVIDTEQLARHVQAVHQQPWPEHWAGAPRVQALTALQRYRLAGMVREVLRCLQEQPEALHHEASRRTLREALLSVLCDVVMPQTLSEAVNPRQLRRQELVRKVRELVFEHPEQPLSVAELCTRLHVTRRTLQNGFQDTLGTSPATYLRTMRLNAVRRALREQSSTTTIADTAARWGFWHMGHFSQDYKALFGETPSRTRQLA; encoded by the coding sequence ATGTTGGTGCAGCCAGACGCTGCCACTGCCTGCTTTCGCGTCAAACGCGCGCAGGACGTGGACATCCACGCCCGCAACCTGGCGTCGTGGGAACAACACTACGAACAGACTTCGCCCGGCACCTTCAGCGGCGAGGTGCGCGAACTGGTCGACCACGGCCTGCAGGTGTTTGAAGAGGTGGCCACCTGCGCCACCAGCCAGCGCTGCCGCCCCTGGCCAGGCGGTGTGTGGGTGGGCCTGGCCGTGCCCGAAGCCGACCAGGGCCTGCGCTTCATGGGCCGCCCTTCGCACGGGCTGCAGCTCATGCTCGCCGCGGGTGAAGAGCCGTTTGACCTGCAGGTGCCCGCCGGCCACGGCCTCTACGGCATGGTGATCGACACGGAACAGCTCGCGCGCCACGTGCAGGCCGTGCACCAGCAGCCCTGGCCCGAGCACTGGGCCGGCGCCCCGCGTGTGCAGGCCCTCACCGCGCTGCAGCGCTACCGCCTCGCCGGCATGGTGCGCGAGGTGCTGCGCTGCCTGCAGGAGCAGCCCGAGGCCCTGCACCACGAAGCCAGCCGGCGAACGCTGCGCGAGGCCTTGCTCAGCGTGCTCTGCGACGTGGTGATGCCGCAAACCCTGAGCGAGGCCGTGAACCCGCGCCAGCTGCGCCGCCAGGAGCTGGTGCGCAAGGTGCGCGAACTGGTGTTCGAGCACCCGGAGCAGCCGCTGAGCGTGGCCGAGCTGTGCACCCGCCTGCACGTGACGCGCCGCACCCTGCAGAACGGTTTTCAGGACACCCTGGGCACCAGCCCCGCCACCTACCTGCGCACCATGCGGCTCAACGCCGTGCGTCGCGCGCTGCGCGAGCAGTCGTCCACCACCACGATCGCCGACACGGCAGCCCGCTGGGGCTTCTGGCACATGGGCCACTTCTCGCAGGACTACAAGGCGCTGTTCGGCGAGACACCTTCGCGCACGCGGCAGCTGGCCTGA